One Drosophila kikkawai strain 14028-0561.14 chromosome 3L, DkikHiC1v2, whole genome shotgun sequence genomic window carries:
- the teq gene encoding uncharacterized protein teq isoform X3 has product MAKWAILGLILAILLVDRPGVIAYRSGGSGYRSGSEQAEQVGLSAAHSGHSAYGGEQQPIYQRESACPQNFQGLVAYPHDCHRFVNCNGGSATIQTCSPGTLFNPKTLQCDHPTNVDCSSAGGGAVAPAETTRLGRLRQLDSDPKCPNGVNGLHPHPTDCTKFLNCANGHAFIQDCGPGTAFNPSLLVCVHKGTVNCGGAGGSGSSGHDNRQSKSYETSGRDQWGNRYTTKTTTTTRVISEGDRWRDMNMQRPAGIGLEQNPHHQQGSWSGQESSYVQREPSQNVLYVEGSLQPNRKYHSTYKTPLAPMAPIAPSNPGQVYYAQPVLEEKEPERERPVPSRQGYSRRIDHGSPGNGWQPMPPLAPLGGQRPINPASPGASREPASYNPLLSGQRPLDLDYDDQQKPQDPYDEVPPSQGSPPLPGSPPRFYPDQLPSGTAPRGSHLQPGQAPVPSNYDPRSPPNQHRPEDPQGSNALPLSNESNLYGGLLPPRADPPTDPKTSPFPTPTPTPTPSSQTPLPQLGSRLHTFPIYPPLGNGTAPPRNPSHPHYSPSYAGISHSRNASWAKVPAVVTKTPTYEPDPFNPEEEESFYDDDDFTTTTQKSALVPPPFDHKFYSPNSGKSPAGADPNSELAMKEALKLMLRPYFNHSGNAQEKLAKQAESAIVSVISKPPTTTPSTTTSTTRSTNIRSTTTRSTTPIPPSKPDLDYDAELIKAGEQESLDSVDDDYVFPDARETARTEQTLDPSSTYSSTNFHRSTRRAMIDTTPTTTTTATNNWHAPGHSRDYHRRHPNLPDPFSKHYPNHNPYPSPHHHQKHHPHHEHSADFHRRHPELPNPFPKAVEPDHQPEEEQEEDWEPNPNAEEVTPKVGVRSSFTEDCEFDCGNGKCLKKEQVCNGQKNCDNGKDELNCPPRDYEVRLTGGEKPHMGRIEVKANGQWGYVCDDKFGLKDADVVCRELGFPMGAQEVRGSSFYAPPNQDFNYVMDEVECRGNETKLSECPFKGWGVHNCGVDEVAGVICKVPVMKCPNNYWLCHTSKECIPPAFVCDNTEDCADKSDECAAVCQAPVQYRLEGGRSPTEGRLEVKYHGVWGSVCDDDFNQKSAQVACNSMGFYGPATIEKNIFGNGNGPIWLDQVMCFGNETGIDKCSHWNWGENNCNHTEDVALHCTAGPPPRSQKLSQNPIKGGRQESAAKSYNQIGLWERSSKALRTPRRCGIFKDDLTDEYAHHEERVVRGNVAQRGRHPWQATIRTRGRGHISSHWCGAVVISKRHLLTAAHCVYGTQKGAYFVRVGDHYANIAESSEVDTFIETWYIHEEFRKGTHMNNDIALVVLKTPLKFSDYVQPICLPEKNGELVENRNCTISGWGSIKAGVSTPAQVLGSAELPILPDHVCKQSNVYGSAMSEGMFCAGFMDESVDACEGDSGGPLVCPDDDGETLYGLISWGQHCGYKNRPGVYVRVNHYIDWIYEKINESMQRF; this is encoded by the exons ATGGCCAAGTGGGCCATCCTGGGCCTTATCCTGGCGATCCTGCTAGTGGAT CGACCCGGGGTTATAGCTTATCGATCAGGAGGCAGCGGTTACCGGAGCGGCAGTGAGCAGGCGGAACAAGTGGGGTTATCAGCAGCACACTCAGGGCACTCAGCCTATGGAGGAGAACAGCAGCCGATTTACCAGCGGGAATCGGCGTGTCCACAAAATTTTCAGGGTCTTGTGGCCTATCCCCATGACTGCCATCGCTTTGTAAACTGCAACGGTGGCAGCGCCACCATCCAGACCTGTTCACCGGGAACGCTCTTCAATCCCAAGACTCTTCAGTGCGATCATCCCACCAATGTGGATTGTTCGTCAGCCGGAGGAGGAGCCGTGGCGCCAGCGGAAACCACTCGCTTGGGGCGTTTGAGGCAGTTGGACAGCGATCCCAAGTGTCCCAATGGTGTGAATGGATTGCATCCGCATCCTACGGACTGCACCAAGTTCCTTAACTGCGCCAATGGTCATGCCTTTATCCAGGATTGCGGACCAGGAACGGCTTTCAATCCATCGCTGCTTGTCTGCGTTCACAAAGGTACCGTCAACTGTGGCGGTGCTGGTGGATCAGGATCATCGGGCCATG ACAATCGACAGTCGAAGTCCTACGAGACTTCTGGCCGCGATCAGTGGGGCAATCGCTACACAACCAAGACGACAACCACAACTCGGGTGATCAGCGAAGGCGATCGCTGGAGGGATATGAATATGCAGCGACCAGCAGGCATCGGGTTGGAGCAAAACCCTCATCATCAGCAAGGATCCTGGTCTGGCCAGGAAAGCTCCTACGTTCAGCGTGAACCCTCCCAGAATGTCCTCTATGTGGAGGGATCGCTGCAGCCGAACCGTAAATATCATAGTACCTATAAGACACCTCTGGCCCCCATGGCGCCCATTGCACCCAGCAATCCTGGCCAGGTCTACTATGCCCAACCCGTTCTGGAGGAGAAGGAACCAGAGCGAGAAAGGCCAGTTCCCTCTCGCCAAGGATATAGCCGCAGAATTGATCACGGCTCGCCGGGAAACGGCTGGCAACCCATGCCACCACTTGCTCCTCTGGGTGGACAACGACCCATAAATCCCGCCTCTCCTGGTGCTAGCAGAGAACCCGCAAGCTATAATCCTCTTCTATCAGGACAGAGGCCCCTTGACCTGGACTACGATGACCAACAGAAACCCCAAGATCCCTATGACGAAGTTCCGCCCTCCCAGGGGTCGCCCCCTTTGCCGGGATCACCGCCCCGCTTTTATCCAGATCAGTTGCCCAGTGGCACGGCACCGAGAGGCAGTCATTTACAGCCTGGGCAAGCACCAGTTCCTTCTAACTATGATCCCAGGAGTCCTCCAAATCAGCACAGACCAGAAGATCCACAGGGATCCAATGCTTTGCCCTTGTCAAATGAATCTAATCTATACGGCGGTCTCTTGCCTCCTAGAGCAGATCCTCCCACTGATCCAAAAACTTCTCCTTTTCCCACACCGACACCTACTCCCACACCATCATCGCAAACTCCCTTGCCGCAGTTGGGAAGCAGACTGCACACCTTTCCCATATATCCTCCCTTGGGTAATGGAACCGCTCCTCCGCGGAATCCCAGTCACCCCCATTACAGCCCCTCCTATGCTGGGATCTCGCATTCTCGAAATGCTTCCTGGGCCAAAGTGCCAGCTGTGGTGACTAAGACGCCGACTTATGAGCCCGATCCCTTTAATCCCGAAGAGGAGGAGTCCTTTTATGACGACGATGACTTTACAACCACAACACAGAAAAGTGCTCTAGTGCCACCTCCCTTTGACCACAAGTTCTATAGTCCCAACTCTGGGAAGTCTCCAGCAGGCGCTGATCCCAACTCTGAATTGGCCATGAAGGAGGCTCTTAAGCTCATGCTGCGTCCCTATTTCAATCACAGTGGCAATGCCCAAGAGAAGCTGGCCAAGCAGGCTGAATCCGCCATTGTTTCGGTGATTAGCAAACCACCAACTACCACCCCCAGCACCACCACTTCCACAACTCGGAGCACCAATATCCGGAGTACCACTACCCGGAGTACCACTCCAATTCCTCCCTCCAAACCCGACCTAGACTACGACGCCGAACTGATCAAAGCCGGGGAACAGGAGAGCCTGGACTCCGTTGACGACGACTATGTTTTTCCAGATGCCAGGGAGACGGCCCGAACCGAGCAGACCCTAGATCCCAGCTCCACGTACTCCTCGACAAACTTCCACCGGAGCACCCGCCGGGCCATGATTGACACGACCCCAACAACTACAACGACGGCAACAAACAATTGGCATGCGCCTGGTCACAGTCGTGACTACCACCGGCGCCATCCAAATCTACCAGATCCGTTCTCGAAGCACTATCCCAACCACAATCCCTATCCCTcgccccaccaccaccaaaaaCATCATCCCCATCATGAGCACAGTGCCGACTTCCATCGTCGCCACCCAGAGCTGCCCAATCCCTTCCCcaaggccgttgagccagaccaccagccggaggaggagcaggaggaggattGGGAACCCAATCCCAATGCCGAGGAAGTGACTCCCAAAGTTGGTGTCCGCTCGAGTTTCACCGAAGATTGCGAGTTTGATTGTGGAAATGGCAAGTGCCTGAAGAAGGAGCAGGTATGCAATGGCCAGAAGAACTGTGACAATGGCAAGGACGAGCTCAACTGCCCACCCAGGGACTACGAAGTGCGCTTAACGGGCGGCGAAAAACCACACATGGGGCGCATTGAAGTCAAAG CAAATGGCCAGTGGGGCTATGTTTGCGATGACAAGTTCGGCCTTAAGGACGCCGATGTTGTGTGCCGGGAACTGGGCTTCCCAATGGGTGCCCAGGAGGTGCGCGGAAGCTCTTTCTATGCTCCGCCAAATCAGGATTTTAACTATGTGATGGATGAGGTCGAGTGTCGCGGCAACGAAACGAAGCTGAGCGAGTGCCCCTTTAAGGGTTGGGGCGTTCACAACTGCGGCGTCGACGAGGTGGCGGGCGTCATCTGCAAGGTGCCGGTGATGAAGTGCCCCAACAACTACTGGCTATGCCACACCTCCAAGGAGTGCATACCGCCGGCCTTTGTTTGCGACAACACCGAGGATTGTGCGGATAAGTCAGACGAATGTGCTGCCGTCTGTCAG GCTCCCGTTCAGTATCGTCTGGAGGGCGGACGCAGCCCCACCGAGGGCCGTCTGGAGGTCAAGTACCATGGCGTCTGGGGCAGTGTCTGCGATGATGACTTTAACCAGAAGTCCGCCCAAGTGGCCTGCAACTCCATGGGTTTCTATGGACCAGCG ACCATCGAAAAGAACATCtttggcaatggcaatggtcCCATTTGGCTGGACCAGGTCATGTGCTTCGGCAATGAGACGGGTATAGACAAGTGCAGCCACTGGAATTGGGGCGAAAACAACTGCAATCACACCGAGGATGTGGCCTTGCACTGCACCGCTGGACCCCCACCACGTAGCCAGAAGTTATCGCAGAATCCCATAAAAGGCGGTCGGCAGGAGAGTGCAGCGAAATCCTACAATCAAATCGGACTGTGGGAGCGTTCCAGCAAGGCTCTGCGCACACCCCGACGCTGTGGAATCTTCAAGGATGACCTGACCGATGAGTATGCCCATCACGAGGAGCGCGTGGTCCGGGGAAATGTGGCGCAGCGTGGTCGTCACCCATGGCAGGCCACCATTAGAACTCGGGGACGCGGTCACATCTCTAGCCATTGGTGTGGAGCCGTGGTGATCTCCAAGCGTCACCTCCTCACTGCTGCCCACTGTGTGTATGGAACGCAAAAGGGAGCTTACTTTGTTCGCGTGGGCGACCACTATGCCAACATAGCCGAGTCCTCCGAAGTGGACACATTCATTGAGACCTGGTACATACACGAGGAGTTCCGCAAGGGAACGCACATGAACAATGATATTGCCTTGGTTGTCCTAAAGACTCCTCTGAAGTTCAGTGACTATGTCCAGCCGATTTGCCTGCCGGAGAAGAATGGCGAGCTGGTGGAAAACCGTAACTGCACGATTTCCGGTTGGGGTTCCATTAAGGCTGGAGTGTCTA CTCCCGCCCAAGTCTTGGGCTCCGCTGAGCTGCCCATTCTTCCGGATCACGTCTGCAAGCAATCAAATGTGTATGGTTCAGCCATGTCAGAAG GCATGTTCTGTGCCGGCTTCATGGACGAGAGTGTGGACGCCTGCGAAGGTGACTCAGGCGGTCCCCTGGTCTGCCCCGATGACG ATGGCGAGACCTTGTATGGCCTTATATCGTGGGGCCAGCACTGCGGCTATAAGAACCGGCCAGGTGTCTATGTGCGGGTCAATCATTATATCGATTGGATCTATGAGAAAATCAATGAAAGCATGCAGCGTTTCTAA